The Methanothermobacter sp. CaT2 DNA window TCTGGTAATGGGAATGCTTCCATTCATACCAGGGGACATCCTGAAGATAACCGGGGCTGCTGCCCTCACAAGGGCCATAACACCCAAGGAGCCCTATGGTGAAGAGATTGACATCCAGAAGGCAGAAGGATGGAGGGTGCCCTGATTTAACCATCAGGGCCCACCACCTCCTATGCATGAGGGGCTTTCAGGGGTACGGCTACAGTGAGGAGTTCACAGAAAACCTTGCACGTATCATTCATGAGATAAAAGGTAACCCCTCAGCTTCCCTCATGATCGTTGATTTTCCAGATGACATATGCCGGGCCTGTCCCTTCATGGATGGTGTCCGGTGTGTCAGGGACGAAGAAAGGATCAGATCCATGGACAGGAGAGTCCTGGAACTTCTTAAACTGGAGAGCGGCTGCATGGTGAATTTCCATAAAATTGAAGATGCCCTGCTTTCTCTAATCAGTTCAGACAGAATCATGGAGATATGTGGGAAATGCTCCTGGATGGATGTATGCCTCATCCACAAGTAGTTCTTTGCAGGTGAAACCCATGATCCGGAGGAAACTTGGATCAACAGATATAGAGGCATCTATTCTGGGTATAGGCGTTATGCGCTTTCCAGAGGTCAACGGCAGGCTTGATAGGCCTGCAGCAGATAGGATCATGGCCTTCGCCCTTGACAATGGTATAAACTACATTGACACCGGCTACACCTACCATGGTGGTGAAAGTGAGGTTTTCATAGGGGAATTCCTCTCAGAAAACTATTACCCTGATGTTTACGTTGCAACCAAACTCCCAACCTGGCTGGTGAGGAACAGGAGGGACATGGAGAGTTATATGGATGAGCAGATTGAAAGGCTCGGGGGCAAGCTGGATATCTACCTCCTACATAACCTTAAAATGGACTTCTGGCTGACCCTGAGGAACATGGGGGTGCTTGAATTCCTGGACTCCCTGCGAGATGATGGTATATATGTTGGTTTCTCATTCCATGACACTGCAGACGTCTTTTTTGATATATTCGAGGCCTACGACTGGGACCTTGTTCAGGTCCAGCACAACATAGTTGATGATGAACAGGCAAACCCCGCCACCATATCCCATGCAAGGTGTAAGGGCGCGGGCACCGTTATAATGGAGCCCCTCCGTGGAGGTTCACTCGTCAGGAACATCCCCCCCGAGGTTATGGAGATATATGAAATGGCAGAACCCCCTAGGAAACCTGTGGAGTGGTGCCTGAGGTACCTATGGGACATGGATGATGTTGATGTTGTTCTGAGTGGAATGAGCAGCATCTCCGAGGTGAGGGAGAACATCAGAATCGCCTCATCCACCGAGGAACTTACTGATGAGGATCATGCAATCTTAAGGGAGGTCAGAAGGGCATACCGTATGAGAAAGAGTGTCCCCTGCAGTGAGTGTGGCTACTGCATGCCCTGCCCTGAGGGCGTGGACATACCACGTAACCTCAGACTGCTGAACGACATATACCGGTTCATGAGCACCAGGGGTGTTCGGACAGAGTACCATAAGATCATGGGTGAGGCGGAGAGGGCCTCAAACTGTTCCGGTTGTGGCTCCTGCATGCCCTGCCCCCAGATGATTGATATACCCTCTGAACTCAGGAGGCTTCATGAAAAACTTGGATAGGTGAATATCTTGATTGAAAGACTGAAGTATTCCATTAAGATCTCATTTATAATGGCTGTTCTGGGTTCTGCTGTCCTCTTCATCTGGGGGATGATCGGGAGGATGGATATTGGATGGGATGTCCTGGTCTCTGCCCTTGAAGGCTTTATTGCCTTTGGCATATTCGGGTTCATACTTGGATTTCTCATATACAATCTTGAACCAGAATGAACTGAAGGGGTGTTAAGTCCCGGGGCTGGTTAAGGACGTCCGAGGTAAGCTCGATGATTTCAGCTGAGGGGGTTTTTAAGTCCCCTGGACCACCATCCAGTGCAGTGCATGGGTCAGTAAATGACTTATGTGTCATGGGACATAATTGTTTAAGGGGGTGATTTCTTTGAAGGGTCCTGAAAATTTTAACCTCGTTGTTACACTGCGTGGCCAGAAGGGTGGAACGGCAGGCGAGGAGTTAGTTGGTCTTGAAGAGACTGAAATGGCGCTATCCAGGTACGAAGGCGAACTCAGAGTCATTGAATCTGATTTTCCAAATGTTCTGTTGTTTGATCTTGATATGAATCCCATTGAAGCGGTTAATATTATCAAAAATTCTCCAACGACTGTCATATCAAAGGTTGTCCCTGTGGAGGCTGTTGTGAGGACAAGACTGGACAGTATCATCGAGAAGGTAATAGCGCTGGTATCAGAAAAGGTTAAGGCAGGTGAAACCTTCAGGGTGATCTGTGATCTGAGGGGTAGAAGGTACATCAGGTCAGCCGGAGAGATTGTTGAAGCTGTTTCAGAGGCTCTTATGGAACGTTTCCCCATCATGGAATCAGATGAACCTGACTGGATCATCCAGATTGAGGTGGTGGGTGATTCTACAGGTGTCAGTGTTCTCAGACCCCATCAGGTGATTAAGAAGGAATGATAATTATACAATGTACTGAAATTTCATGAACTGAAAAATTTACAGCAACATATTAATTGTGCTGTATGAATAAATTAATATATTGATTATTGGAGAAATTAATGGAGAAATTTTTTATGAAAATAAATAGTGGGGCCTTCATGGTCCTATTTGTTGCCGCCGTCCTCCTGGGGATGGGTAAGGCAGCAGCAATGCCCCCTACGGGACATGCAGGAAATTGCAGTAGTTTTAATGTCAGTACTGTTGAAGACGGTGTCTACTACACCATCAACAGTGGGATGCCAACCAACAAGAGTACTAGGTACACGGCTCCGATCGTCCTGAACAGAACACTCAACATCAAATACATGATAGTGAAAAACGGCACCATAAAGTACGGTATAATACACCACACCCTCACAGGGAACATCACAAACAGGACATACCCCCAGCTCATATTCAACGAAACACCACTGATACAGCTACCCAACGGAACCTACTACCAGCTAGGAAACGGCAACATAACCCCATACACCACCCCGGTAGCTCTAACCGGAAACACAATCATAAAATACTTCAAAAACAGCACCAACACAACACAGATGGGCATAATAAAAAACACACCAGCAAGACTGGTAAACAAAGTCAAAACCTCAAAGGTCAGGGTCAAAAAATGGTACAAGAAATGGTACAGAAGAGGCGGTAAATGGAGATACACCTGGAAATACTACTGGAC harbors:
- a CDS encoding DUF1284 domain-containing protein; translated protein: MKRLTSRRQKDGGCPDLTIRAHHLLCMRGFQGYGYSEEFTENLARIIHEIKGNPSASLMIVDFPDDICRACPFMDGVRCVRDEERIRSMDRRVLELLKLESGCMVNFHKIEDALLSLISSDRIMEICGKCSWMDVCLIHK
- a CDS encoding aldo/keto reductase, whose translation is MIRRKLGSTDIEASILGIGVMRFPEVNGRLDRPAADRIMAFALDNGINYIDTGYTYHGGESEVFIGEFLSENYYPDVYVATKLPTWLVRNRRDMESYMDEQIERLGGKLDIYLLHNLKMDFWLTLRNMGVLEFLDSLRDDGIYVGFSFHDTADVFFDIFEAYDWDLVQVQHNIVDDEQANPATISHARCKGAGTVIMEPLRGGSLVRNIPPEVMEIYEMAEPPRKPVEWCLRYLWDMDDVDVVLSGMSSISEVRENIRIASSTEELTDEDHAILREVRRAYRMRKSVPCSECGYCMPCPEGVDIPRNLRLLNDIYRFMSTRGVRTEYHKIMGEAERASNCSGCGSCMPCPQMIDIPSELRRLHEKLG
- a CDS encoding THUMP domain-containing protein codes for the protein MKGPENFNLVVTLRGQKGGTAGEELVGLEETEMALSRYEGELRVIESDFPNVLLFDLDMNPIEAVNIIKNSPTTVISKVVPVEAVVRTRLDSIIEKVIALVSEKVKAGETFRVICDLRGRRYIRSAGEIVEAVSEALMERFPIMESDEPDWIIQIEVVGDSTGVSVLRPHQVIKKE
- a CDS encoding chitobiase/beta-hexosaminidase C-terminal domain-containing protein, producing the protein MVLFVAAVLLGMGKAAAMPPTGHAGNCSSFNVSTVEDGVYYTINSGMPTNKSTRYTAPIVLNRTLNIKYMIVKNGTIKYGIIHHTLTGNITNRTYPQLIFNETPLIQLPNGTYYQLGNGNITPYTTPVALTGNTIIKYFKNSTNTTQMGIIKNTPARLVNKVKTSKVRVKKWYKKWYRRGGKWRYTWKYYWTYKQIKQNYQELQATA